The Chloroflexota bacterium genome window below encodes:
- a CDS encoding ParB/RepB/Spo0J family partition protein, with protein MAKTFGLGRGLDALIPRAAPASDIPEIPLERIARNPRQPRNRFDEAETAELAASIALHGMLQPIVVRATADGGYELIAGERRLRAARIAGLTSIPAVIRDSADGEQLELALVENLQRQDLNAIEEAAAYRELVDRFALSHEEVARRVGKSRVAISNALRLLDLTAETREAIADGRITEGHGRALASLTVGELQRAALLIVIERHLSVRQTEELVRRKRDAAPSGRGGPISGDLADLEAQLRGLLATRVGIVRTRRGGRLVIDFYSDEELDRLHAIIARGVGGGGA; from the coding sequence GTGGCTAAGACATTTGGCCTGGGACGAGGATTGGATGCCCTGATCCCGCGCGCAGCTCCGGCGTCCGACATCCCGGAGATCCCGCTCGAACGGATCGCGCGCAACCCTCGCCAGCCGCGCAACCGGTTCGACGAAGCGGAGACGGCGGAGCTTGCGGCTTCGATCGCCCTGCACGGCATGCTCCAGCCCATCGTGGTGCGCGCGACCGCCGACGGTGGCTATGAGCTGATCGCCGGCGAGCGCCGGCTTCGCGCCGCGCGGATCGCAGGGCTCACCAGCATCCCCGCTGTAATCCGAGATTCCGCCGACGGAGAGCAGCTCGAGCTGGCCCTGGTCGAGAACCTCCAGCGGCAGGATCTCAACGCGATCGAGGAGGCTGCAGCCTACCGTGAGCTGGTCGACCGTTTTGCGCTCTCGCACGAGGAGGTGGCTCGCAGGGTAGGGAAGAGTCGCGTCGCGATCAGCAACGCGCTCCGCCTGCTCGACCTCACCGCCGAGACGCGCGAAGCGATCGCCGACGGGCGCATCACCGAGGGTCACGGCCGCGCGCTCGCGTCGCTCACCGTCGGGGAGCTGCAGCGGGCGGCACTCCTGATCGTGATCGAGCGGCATCTCTCGGTGCGCCAGACCGAGGAGCTGGTGCGCCGCAAGCGCGACGCGGCGCCTTCGGGTCGGGGCGGGCCGATCTCGGGCGACCTGGCCGACCTCGAGGCGCAGCTGCGCGGCCTGCTCGCTACCAGGGTCGGCATCGTGCGAACGCGGCGCGGGGGTCGACTGGTGATCGACTTCTATTCCGACGAGGAGCTGGATCGACTCCACGCGATCATCGCGCGTGGCGTCGGGGGAGGTGGCGCGTGA
- a CDS encoding AAA family ATPase has product MPAIRVTACTNQKGGVGKTTTVVNLAAYLALSGTSTLVIDLDPQGNATSGLGVDRRSLDRSVYDALIDRVPISELVVGTSVPGLDLVPAALALSGAEVELVGLPAREHRLSASLADLGQRYDRVLIDCPPSLGLLTVNALTAADGVLIPIQTEYYALEGLSQLVNTIRMVREALNPRLEIDGVLLTMYDGRTRLAVQVAAEVRRHLEGAVYDTVVPRSVRLSEAPSHGVPIAIYDPSSRGADAYGRLAAEVTARG; this is encoded by the coding sequence GTGCCGGCGATCAGGGTCACGGCATGTACCAACCAGAAGGGCGGCGTTGGCAAGACGACGACCGTCGTCAACCTGGCGGCGTATCTCGCCCTCTCCGGAACCTCGACCCTGGTCATCGACCTTGACCCGCAGGGAAACGCAACGAGCGGCCTCGGGGTCGACCGAAGGTCGCTCGATCGGTCCGTATACGACGCTCTCATCGACCGGGTCCCAATCAGCGAGCTGGTGGTCGGAACATCGGTTCCCGGGCTCGACCTGGTGCCAGCCGCGCTGGCCCTGTCGGGCGCAGAGGTCGAGCTGGTCGGCCTGCCGGCGCGCGAGCATCGGCTCTCGGCCAGCCTGGCTGACCTGGGTCAACGATATGACAGGGTGCTCATCGACTGCCCGCCCTCGCTCGGGCTCCTGACGGTGAACGCCCTCACTGCCGCGGACGGGGTCCTGATCCCGATCCAGACCGAGTATTACGCGCTTGAGGGACTGAGCCAGTTGGTGAATACGATCCGCATGGTGCGGGAGGCGCTCAACCCACGCCTGGAGATCGATGGCGTGCTGCTCACCATGTACGACGGCCGAACGAGGCTGGCGGTGCAGGTCGCTGCGGAGGTTCGTCGCCATCTCGAGGGGGCGGTGTACGACACCGTCGTCCCGCGCAGCGTCCGCCTGTCCGAGGCGCCCAGCCACGGCGTGCCGATTGCGATCTACGATCCATCCTCGCGGGGTGCCGATGCATACGGGCGTCTGGCGGCCGAGGTCACGGCGCGTGGCTAA
- the mreD gene encoding rod shape-determining protein MreD: MGRLILPVETLIEGLSRRYGGSKVSRETTLPRLGRASTLGILARPPVWSPSRRRAGRGTQISYATLLLAILIGILHAAVAPVLVIGDVHPNLILVAVVLVTVLNGFGPGVAWAFVGGLTANLLIREPLGSLPLALLLVAAAVAGGERLLGRLSWGYPLASVAVGSLIVDTISVGILQMVDLPLSGGFPMQRIIAASLLNTAIAAIVLPPTRILLARAGSAETGAW, encoded by the coding sequence ATGGGCCGCCTCATTCTACCAGTCGAGACCCTTATCGAAGGCTTATCGCGACGTTATGGAGGCTCGAAAGTTTCACGTGAAACGACACTTCCGCGCCTCGGACGAGCCAGCACCCTCGGTATACTCGCAAGGCCGCCCGTTTGGAGCCCCAGCCGTCGCCGAGCCGGTCGAGGAACGCAGATCAGCTACGCCACTCTCCTCCTCGCAATCCTGATCGGGATCCTGCACGCCGCAGTTGCTCCCGTTCTCGTCATCGGCGACGTGCATCCGAACCTCATCCTGGTGGCCGTCGTGCTGGTCACCGTGTTGAATGGCTTCGGACCCGGGGTGGCATGGGCCTTCGTCGGCGGCTTGACCGCAAACCTGCTGATTCGAGAGCCGCTCGGCAGCCTCCCCCTCGCCCTCCTGCTGGTCGCCGCGGCGGTCGCCGGGGGCGAACGCCTCCTCGGTCGCCTGTCGTGGGGATACCCCCTCGCATCGGTGGCGGTCGGCTCGCTCATCGTCGACACGATCAGCGTCGGGATCCTGCAGATGGTGGACCTGCCGCTGTCCGGCGGCTTTCCCATGCAACGGATCATCGCCGCCTCGCTTCTGAACACGGCGATTGCCGCGATCGTCCTCCCCCCGACTCGGATCCTGTTGGCGCGCGCCGGTTCTGCGGAGACGGGGGCATGGTGA
- a CDS encoding penicillin-binding transpeptidase domain-containing protein, producing the protein MADLEGTPDARPSRARFVAATVIAVLLFGVLAGRLFQLQVVDGSRYAAQAVAGRTIEMPIRASRGLIFDREGRPIAVNTPSWTLYGRPADLPTTKSARDAVLARAARLSGVDLSTLLRRLVAFRGSPFELVPLGTEIGREAALLIAEEQEQLPGISVGADARREYLDETGARNGELLAHLLGYTGPVSHGELEDLSAVGYLRDDVIGRDGVEASYEEELRGTYGSELLERDPGGRPVKVLERVSDPIPGRNLMLTIDARMQRIATETLKWGLDAAGVAQGVTIVMNPQTGEILAMVSLPTYDNGKFAAGISAEDYGAYLSDPTKPLRNHAIADIYPPGSTFKLVTGLAALDEAVTTVSRRWPTYGCYQIPDAPAGQCLFDWNRIGFGPLSIVDAYAKSSDTFFYQMAVALGVERLGGWAQELGFGEESGLRLPSEAAGTVISKAWAQSQGRPDVFTGELAMAGIGQNAIAVTPLQLLNAYAAVANGGHLMRPMIARGETDGEGNLVRTYAPELIRDVAASPEDLRTMRIGAREVITTGHATNIGALRVPGALSGKTGTAEFGTPTSQGVLPFHSWFVAYLPSKAGATDADLAIVTFTYAAVVRGNVSLEVVKYFLQEYFNLDQDLRREFQVNAN; encoded by the coding sequence ATGGCCGATCTCGAGGGCACCCCAGATGCTCGGCCATCGCGCGCCCGCTTCGTGGCGGCCACCGTGATCGCCGTGCTCCTGTTTGGCGTTCTCGCGGGGCGCCTCTTCCAGCTGCAGGTGGTGGACGGCTCCCGGTATGCGGCCCAGGCCGTGGCGGGACGCACGATCGAGATGCCTATTCGCGCCTCGCGCGGCCTCATCTTCGATCGGGAGGGCCGGCCGATCGCCGTCAACACCCCCTCCTGGACGCTCTATGGCCGACCGGCCGACCTCCCCACCACGAAGTCCGCCCGCGACGCCGTGCTTGCGCGCGCCGCGCGCCTATCGGGTGTCGATCTCAGCACGCTCCTTCGGCGCCTGGTCGCATTCCGCGGATCGCCGTTCGAGCTCGTCCCGCTTGGCACGGAGATCGGCCGTGAGGCCGCACTGCTGATCGCGGAGGAGCAGGAGCAGTTGCCCGGGATCAGCGTGGGGGCCGATGCGAGGCGAGAGTACCTCGACGAGACGGGGGCGCGAAACGGTGAGCTGCTTGCGCACCTGCTCGGGTACACCGGACCTGTGTCGCACGGCGAGCTCGAGGATCTCTCAGCCGTCGGGTACCTTCGCGACGACGTCATCGGCCGCGACGGTGTCGAGGCGAGCTATGAGGAGGAGCTTCGGGGCACATACGGCAGCGAGTTGCTCGAGCGCGACCCAGGCGGCCGGCCGGTAAAGGTGCTCGAGCGGGTCAGCGATCCGATCCCTGGCAGGAACCTGATGCTGACGATTGATGCCAGGATGCAGCGAATCGCAACCGAGACGCTGAAGTGGGGACTCGATGCGGCCGGGGTCGCACAGGGGGTCACGATCGTGATGAACCCCCAGACGGGCGAGATCCTGGCGATGGTCTCGCTGCCGACGTACGACAACGGCAAGTTTGCCGCGGGGATCTCCGCGGAGGACTACGGCGCCTACCTAAGCGATCCCACCAAGCCGCTGCGTAACCACGCCATCGCCGACATCTATCCGCCGGGATCGACCTTCAAGCTGGTGACCGGGCTGGCCGCGCTCGACGAGGCGGTGACCACTGTCTCTCGGCGCTGGCCCACGTACGGCTGCTACCAGATCCCCGATGCGCCGGCCGGGCAGTGCCTCTTCGACTGGAACCGCATCGGCTTCGGGCCGCTGAGCATCGTCGACGCATATGCCAAGAGCTCCGACACGTTCTTCTACCAGATGGCCGTGGCGCTCGGGGTCGAGCGGCTGGGCGGATGGGCGCAGGAGCTTGGCTTCGGCGAGGAGAGCGGGCTGCGGCTCCCGAGTGAGGCCGCCGGGACGGTCATCAGCAAGGCATGGGCCCAGTCGCAGGGACGCCCTGATGTCTTCACCGGGGAGCTAGCCATGGCCGGCATCGGGCAGAACGCCATTGCGGTCACTCCGCTGCAGTTGTTGAACGCGTACGCGGCGGTCGCGAACGGCGGTCACCTGATGCGACCGATGATCGCGCGTGGCGAGACGGACGGAGAGGGAAATCTGGTGCGCACCTACGCACCTGAGCTGATCCGCGACGTGGCCGCGAGTCCGGAGGACCTGCGCACGATGCGGATCGGCGCTCGCGAGGTGATCACCACGGGGCATGCGACCAACATCGGTGCTCTCCGGGTGCCCGGAGCGCTCTCCGGGAAGACGGGTACCGCCGAGTTCGGGACCCCGACGAGTCAGGGGGTCCTCCCCTTCCACTCGTGGTTCGTCGCCTACCTTCCCTCCAAGGCCGGAGCGACGGACGCGGATCTCGCGATCGTGACCTTCACCTACGCGGCCGTGGTCCGGGGGAATGTCTCGCTCGAAGTCGTGAAGTACTTCCTGCAGGAATACTTCAACCTCGACCAGGACCTGCGACGCGAGTTCCAGGTCAATGCGAACTGA